A genomic region of Plasmodium falciparum 3D7 genome assembly, chromosome: 11 contains the following coding sequences:
- a CDS encoding early transcribed membrane protein 11.1, whose product MKVTRILYFVFFIFALNFIAPNNEHNGYVEAKKKLTPAEIKKRNQKLMMYSAIASGVAVLLGASIGLGVHFSKKKSPKKKVIRQVVKKTPA is encoded by the coding sequence ATGAAAGTCACAAGGATTTTATATTTcgtttttttcatatttgcCTTGAATTTTATTGCCCCTAATAATGAACATAACGGATATGTtgaagcaaaaaaaaaactaacaCCTgcagaaattaaaaaaagaaaccaAAAACTTATGATGTACTCTGCCATTGCATCAGGTGTAGCAGTACTTCTTGGTGCTAGTATAGGTTTAGGAGTTCAtttctcaaaaaaaaaaagtcccAAAAAAAAGGTAATAAGACAAGTAGTAAAGAAAACTCCAGCATAG